One part of the Gemmatimonadota bacterium genome encodes these proteins:
- a CDS encoding nucleotidyltransferase domain-containing protein — translation MRVASSPASTLYHPLDTALGRPAALRVLRVLCVHGGELSTTSLAARAGLTRAGAWQALTKLVELGVVEVVGQGRAVSYRLNRRHPLARPLEELFLAEAARVDSLFEHVRQMAEEFEPQPRAVWLLGSVARHQDRADSDVDLIVVGSHAAVRRQAEVLRESLLKLTADWAVRPSVISITSEDARRHLAEDSRFWRNLERDAVVLFGCTPREVLHG, via the coding sequence ATGCGAGTAGCTTCAAGCCCGGCGAGCACGCTTTACCACCCGCTGGACACGGCGCTGGGCCGGCCCGCGGCTCTGCGAGTTCTGCGCGTCCTGTGCGTGCACGGGGGCGAACTCTCGACCACGTCGCTGGCCGCGCGGGCGGGACTCACGCGTGCGGGTGCCTGGCAGGCGCTCACGAAGCTGGTCGAGCTGGGCGTGGTCGAGGTGGTCGGGCAAGGCCGGGCTGTGTCGTATCGCCTGAACCGCCGCCATCCTCTCGCCCGACCGTTGGAAGAGCTGTTTCTTGCGGAAGCCGCGCGCGTTGACAGCCTCTTCGAGCATGTCCGGCAGATGGCCGAAGAATTCGAGCCGCAGCCGCGGGCGGTCTGGCTGCTGGGCAGCGTGGCGCGGCACCAGGACCGCGCTGATAGCGACGTCGACCTGATAGTGGTGGGGAGCCATGCGGCGGTCCGGCGGCAGGCAGAGGTGTTGCGGGAATCGCTCCTCAAGCTCACGGCGGACTGGGCCGTTCGCCCGTCGGTGATTTCGATCACCTCCGAGGACGCGAGACGGCACCTGGCCGAGGACAGTCGGTTCTGGAGGAACCTCGAGCGGGACGCCGTCGTCCTGTTCGGCTGCACGCCCCGGGAAGTGCTCCATGGTTAA